The Spirochaetota bacterium genomic interval CCATGCCCGTGGAAAACTGCCCGGTAATAACAGCCGACCCCTTCAACCCGGATCAGGCCGAACTGTTCCTCCGCGCGCGACGCTCCATCCGCGCGTATAAAAAGCAGCCGGTAGACCGCGCGACGATCGGGCGGCTCGTCGACATGGCCCGCCACGCACCCTCGGGCCATAACTCGCAGCCGCTCGAGTGGCTGGTGGTGCATACCGGGGGCGAAACGCACCGGATTGTCGGACTCGTCATCGAGTGGATGCGGATCATCCTGCGCGATTTCCCCGAGCAGGCCCGTGCCGTCCACATGGACCTTATCATCGCCGGCTGGGAGATGGGCGTGGACGCGGTGCTCCGAGGAGCGCCCCACCTCGTCGTATGCCACGCGCCGAAGGACAATATGATGGCGCGCTCCGCCGGCGCGATCGCGCTCGCCTACCTTGAGCTCGCCGCGCCGACGATGGGACTGGGCACCTGCTGGGCGGGATTCTTCGACGCGGCGCTCGGCTTTTACCCGCCGCTCGCGGAGGCGATCGGTCTTCCCGGAGGCCACGCCGGCTTCGGCGCCGTAATGCTGGGGCACCCGCGCCATCGCTACCACCGTCTGCCGCTGCGCAATCCTGCGACGATCACATGGAGGTAACGATGCCGCCGCACGAAGTGCCCCTTTTTAGCCGCGCCGTCTTCTGCGATTTCGACGGGACCGTAACCTCCGAGGAAAGCTTTCTCGGCATGTTCCGGCGCTTCGCTCCGGAGGTGTACCGCGAAGTGGGGCCGGAGATGCATGCCTTGCGTTTGACCATCCGCGAGGGCGTACGACGCATTGTCGATTCGATCCCCTCCGCGCTCTATGCGGAAATACTCGAGTACGTCCGCACCATCCCCATCCGTCCCGGCTTTACGGAACTGCTCGACTACCTCGACAAAGTGCGCGTGCCCTTCGTCATCATCTCAGGCGGACTGCGCGGCATGGTCGAGTCGCGCCTTGGTGAACTCTCCGCTCGTGTCCACGCCGTCCACGCCCCCGACGTGGATATATCCGGCGAGCGGCTACGCGTTTTTTCAGATTTCGAGCGGGGCGGCGAGCTCATGGCCAAGGCCGACGTCATCGCGCGCTACGCCCCGGTGGAATCCGTCTGCATCGGCGACGGTCCCACGGACCTTACCATGGCGCAGGCCGCGGACCTCGTCTTCGCTCGCGACGGCCTTGCGCGCTTTCTCGACCACATCAATAAGCCCTACTTCGTCTGGAGCGATTTCCACGACGTGCGCGCGGCGCTCGAGGAACGCTGGGAATAAGGCGCGCATGTCGTGGTGAAAAATCCTTGCCATAACGCCCGGCCGTGGTAGCATTGCTCGGCGCCATCACCCCCGCCCCCCGGAGACACCGGCATGAAATCCACCGCACAACAGCGCGCCGCTCTCGTCATCGCGACCCTCGCCGCCTTTATCACTCCCTTCATGGGTTCGGCCGTCAACATCGCTCTTCCCGCCATAGGGGCCGAATTCGCGATCGATGCGGTGCTCCTCAACTGGGTTTCTACGGCGTTCATCCTGGCCTCGGCGATGTTTCTCGTTCCCATGGGGCGGTTGGCCGATCTGCGCGGCAGGAAGCGCGTCTTCATGGCCGGCATGGGCATCTATACCGTTGCATCGATTCTGGCTTTGTGCGCCGGCTCGGCCTCAGCGCTCATCGCCTGCCGCATAACTCAGGGGATCGGCAGCGCCATGACCTTCGGAACGGGGCTTCCCATCCTCATCTCGGTCTTCCCGCCCGAGCGGCGCGGCCGCGTACTCGGCATCAATGTCGCGGCCGTGTATCTGGGGCTTTCGATGGGACCCTTCCTCGGCGGGCTCATCACACAACACCTGGGCTGGCGCTTCATCTTTCTCGCCACGGTACCGATGGGCATCGCAATCCTGGTACTCGTGCCCGTTTACCTGGAAGGAGAATGGGCGGAAGCGAAGGGCGAGCGCTTCGACCTGGCCGGGTCCCTCGTCTACGGCGCGGGCCTTGTCGCGCTCATATACGGCTTTTCGCGCCTGCCGTCGACGCCGGGGATCGTCCTTTCGCTCGCGGGCGCGGCGGCGCTCTTCGCCTTTTACCGGATCGAGGTCACCGTCGCCTCGCCCGTCATGAACATGGCGCTCTTCAGGGACAACGTCGTATTCGCGCTGTCGAATTTCGCCGCGCTCATCAATTACAGCGCCACTTTCGCTTCGGGCTTTCTGCTCAGCCTCTATCTGCAATACATCAAGGCCATGACCCCCGACAGCGCAGGGATCGTCCTCGTCGCCCAGCCGGTCGTCATGGCCCTCCTGTCGCCGCTCGCCGGAAGCCTCTCCGACCGCATCGAGCCGCGCATCGTCGCCTCCATCGGCATGGCGCTGACGACCGTTGGGATTTCATCCTTCATTTTCCTCGACGCCGACACGCCGCTTGGCCTCGTCGTCTTTGGCCTTGTCGTACTCGGCCTCGGTTTCGCGCTCTTCTCCTCGCCCAACACCAACGCCGTCATGAGTTCGGTCGAAAGCCGCCACTACGGCGTCGCCTCGGGCACCCTTGGCACCATGCGCCTTACAGGACAGATGTTCAGCATGGGTATCGCCATGCTCATCTTCGCCCTGGTGATGGGCAGGGTACCCATTACTCCGGAGCATTACGGACAATTCCTTGCGAGCGCACGAATCGCCTTCACCATTTTCTCGGCCCTGTGCTTTGCGGGAATTTTCATGTCGCTGGCACGCGGGAAGGTGCGGTGATCCAATACACTTCCCCGGGCTGGGAATTTCCATGAATATCAGGGAAATTCCGTTCCTCACGGGGGGCCATAAAATTTAAATTCTCCGCAATAAAATATTATGAAAAAAATCATGGGAGGATATACCGTTGCAATCGGAGAGGGCCGTCGCTTTGGCGGGGCAAAGATTATTATTTCTCTTTCATCAAGATTCTTCACCCTGCAATCAGGGTTTCGGATTGTCACAATAGTTCAGCAGCAAGGCGATTATATTATTAGATATATTACGAGAGGTTATAATGGATTTCTTTTATTTCGCCGTGGTGGTTCTTATTATCCTCGCCGTGGCAGACCTGGTAGTTGGGGTTAGCAATGATGCCGTAAATTTCCTAAATTCATCAATCGGATCGCGGGTCGCACCGCGTTTTGTGATCATGACTATTGCCAGCCTGGGTATAATTGTCGGGGTCACCTTTTCAAGCGGGATGATGGAAGTCGCAAGGAAAGGGATCTTTCATCCGAATTTTTTTACAATGCCCGAACTGATGGTGATATTTCTTGCTGTCATGATCACCGACATCCTGCTCCTTGATCATTTCAATACATACGGCATGCCCACGTCGACAACGGTATCCATAATATTCGAACTGCTGGGGGCCGCGGTAGCTGTTTCCTTTCTTAAATTGACCCAGGCAGGCCAGGATATATCAGGCCTGGGGCAGTACATCAATACCGGCAAGGTGCTGGCCATTATTTCCGGCATCCTGCTGTCGGTCGCCGTGGCGTTTATATGCGGTTCAGTGATCCAGCTGTTCAGCAGGCTCCTTTTCACGTTCAAATACCAGAAACGGATGAAATATTTCGGTTCTGTCTGGGGGGGGCTTGCTTTGACAATGATTTTGTATTTTGTCCTGATAAAAGGGGCGAAGGGGTCCTCAATCATAAATCCGGAAACAGCGGCGTGGATACAAACGCATACGGCAACGATTATGCTTTCATGTTTAATCGCGACAACAGCGATATTGCAGATTATCATCAGTTTTACCCGAATTGATATACTGAAAATCATCGTTTTGTCCGGTACTTTCGCCCTGGCTATGGCTTTTGCCGCAAACGACCTTGTAAATTTCATCGGCGTGCCTCTCGCGGGATTCTACTCATACCGGATCGCCAGCGAAAGCGCCGATCCGCTCAACGCATCAATGGAAGCGCTCCTCGCTCCAATAAATACAAACACCCTCATTCTTCTTGCCGCAGGCATCGTCATGGTGGCAACCCTCTGGATTTCCCGCAAATCGAGAACGGTCACCGAGACCGAAGTGAGCCTCAGCCGTCAGGACGAAGGTTTTGAGCGCTTTGAGTCTACGGGGATTTCGCGCATAACAGTCCGTTTCTTTTCAGGTCTTATTGATATCGTTAAATTGACAATCCCGCCGTCCTTTAGAAAAAAAATTTCCGCGCGGCTCGAAACCATCGAAGCCGATACTGTCGAAAAAAATCCTGTTGCACCGCCCTTCGACCTGATACGGGCTTCGGTTAATCTGATGGTCGCAAGCGCACTCATCTCTCTTGGTACCGCATACAAGCTGCCCCTTTCAACCACCTACGTAACTTTTATGGTCGCGATGGGATCGTCACTGTCAGATCGGGCGTGGGGGCTCGACAGCGCCGTATTCCGTGTGACCGGCGTTTATACGGTAATCGCGGGTTGGTTTTTTACCGCATTTGCCGCATTCACCGTTTCCATGGTCTTCGCAGCCATTATGTTTTACTCGCTGATTCCAGGTTTTATTATAATACTCCTTCTTTCCCTTTTTATAATCTGGAAAAACCATCAAAAACATTCCGAAAGGGTTAAAGAAAAGGAAGGCGTTGATGTATTCAACCTGAAAAAAATAACGGACAGCAATTACGCTATAGGCTGCACATTTGACCACAACGGCATTTTTCTCGGCCAGATTGGCGCCAGTGTCACTGAATGTATTGACTCGCTGAGCAGACAGGATCTTGCAAAACTGCGTTCGCTGACAAGGGACAAGAAAAAATTTCAACTCTGGGCCAATGTCATCACGGCCAATGTGTTCAAGACCCTCAGGTTTCTTAACAAGGAAGAAACGCTGAAATCCCTCAACTACGCTCAGATTATAACCATGCTTCAGGACATCGCGGAGGCTCACCGCGACATCGTAATGCGCAGTTATACCCACGTAAGAAACCATCATAAACCCTTGCTTGATGAACAGATCGCGGAACTGAATCAGTTGAAGGATATATTATCCAATCTGCTGGAATCTGTTTCGGAGATGCTCATAAAAAAGCATCATACGGATGAAAACGCGTATTCCGACATTCAGCGGAAGTTAAAGGCCTTGTTTAAGGAGTTTGATAAAAACCAGATCAAGCGCATCCAGAATAATGAATCCAAAACAAGGCTGTCCATGCTGTTTTACGGAATAATGGGGAATATGCAAAAAATTTCGGATCACACGTTGAATCTGATCCGGATTTACAATATTACGTTTACGCGTTAAAAGATATCATGCAGTACAAAAATTGAGTTGCCCATAATGCTGAAAATATTGGGAAAACCGTAAATTTGAATATCATGGTAATTTTTTTACTCCCGGGAGCGTTTTCCGGGACGTATCATTAGCGAATATGGGAATTTATCGGAAATCATTCATATCCGTATGATAGCCATCGAAATTTCCGGATTCCGCGCGCTGCGCTCATAGGCCCATGGAAAAGGACTACTATGTATACATGCTCGATTGCGAAAACGGCGCACTCTACACCGGATACACCACCGACATCGATCGCCGCATTCGCGAACACCGCGGAGGCAGCCGCCGCGCAAAGTTTACGGCGGGCTTCAGGCCCGTGCGCGTGGCCGCGTGCTGGAGACTTTCAGGAACCCGCTCCGACGCGCTCCGGGTGGAGGCGTTTATAAAAGCCATGAGTCGAGCGGAAAAAGAGGCGCTGGTAGCGAAGCCGGGGGAACTGTGCGCACTGGTCGCGAATGGTCTGAACGTCGACGCGTCCGTCCATCCCGAAACTGATGCAATGGACATATTGGAGTGACCCCCTAAAACCGTTAAGTAAAATCACTCATTCGAGATGCTTTTATCAGGTTATTCATGAAGACAACCGGACGCCTGAGTCTAAGTCGTATATGCGGGTCGCGACAGGGTGTCCGGCGAGGGGACGTCCCCCGTCGCCATACGAATATCATCCGAGTCGGGCGGGACATGTTCCGATGAAATTTCTCGAAGGATTCAAGGGATACCTGCAGACCGACGGATACCCGGCGTATAATTCACCGGCGGCGAAATACGGGATCGTTCATGTCGGATGCTTTGCGCACGCGAGAAGGGAATTTCATAGAGTCTATGATCCAACGATGTCTTCGTTGAAAAAATAAGATCGGCCGTAACGCCGGTGTTGGAAGAACTTCATGAGTTTCTCGTTCGGGTAAAAGAAATCGCAACCCCGTCGAGCCTTGCCGGAGGGGCCGTGAATTACACGCCGAACGAATGGAAAAAGCTCATTCGGTATCTCGACCTTGCGTGTATGACTCCGGACAACAATGAGATTGAGCGTTCGATCAAGTCTTTCGTCATCGGCAGAAAAAACTGGATGTTTTCAAACACGCCACGCGGGGCCCATGCCGGCGCCGGGATGTACTCGCTGATTGAAAGCGCGAAAGCGAACAGGCTCGATCCGTATTTATATCTGCGTTTCTTATTCGAGAAATTTCCTTACGTCCGCGGCGACAGGGATAAGCTTGCCGGGATCCTTCCGTTTTTTGTCTCTCCGGATGATATCAAGCTTAAAGATTGGCGCGTAAAACGGCGGCGAATTGAAACATGTTCCGAATTTTAGAGAAAATGGCCAAGGGTGGGTTTCTCGCGGGGAAATTGACGCTTACGTAAATACTATCACGATACTCTATGATGTTTTTCGCATCGGAAAATTTAGAATATGGCAAAATATTGACTTAAAAATTAGAGGCTTTTGTGATCACACTTAATATTTTGTTGACAATGAATGATACTAGTTTTTGATGGCACACATTGTCGAAAATGTTTGACTCACTATAATATTCTGACAGGTGAAAATATGAAAAATTTAATTGAAATAAGGTGGCATGGAAGAGGAGGACAGGGCACTGTTACGGCAGCAAAGGTTTTTGCTGATGCGTGTTTGAGCGGTGGACGTCATATTCAGGCGTTTCCTGAATACGGGCCTGAAAGATCAGGCGCCCCTCTTAAAGCCTACAACCGGATAAGCTCGGAGGCGCTCAGAAAACACTGTCCTGTTTTAAATCCTGATATTGTAGTCGTTGTTGATTCAACACTTCTCGATGGAATAAATGTCGCGGAAGGAACCCATGCCGATACGGTTTACCTTGTTAATACCAATAAATCTGCCGATGAAACAAAGCAGAAAATAGGTTTGAAAGACAATCAGAAACTATTCTGTCTTGACGGAACACAGATCGCGATTGATTCAATCGGAAGGGCGCTGCCTAATTCAACAATGGTCGGCGCACTTGCGAAAATTTCATCAATGCTTTCACTAGACAAAGCTGTCGACGGAGTAGAACGCAGTTTTGGTAAAAAATTTTCGAGAGCTGTTATAGA includes:
- a CDS encoding nitroreductase family protein, whose translation is MKLFVVDDVRCTRCGACVEECPARIITLADRRSLPETVPGGEERCITCGHCVAVCPHGALSLAAMPVENCPVITADPFNPDQAELFLRARRSIRAYKKQPVDRATIGRLVDMARHAPSGHNSQPLEWLVVHTGGETHRIVGLVIEWMRIILRDFPEQARAVHMDLIIAGWEMGVDAVLRGAPHLVVCHAPKDNMMARSAGAIALAYLELAAPTMGLGTCWAGFFDAALGFYPPLAEAIGLPGGHAGFGAVMLGHPRHRYHRLPLRNPATITWR
- a CDS encoding haloacid dehalogenase-like hydrolase, with translation MPPHEVPLFSRAVFCDFDGTVTSEESFLGMFRRFAPEVYREVGPEMHALRLTIREGVRRIVDSIPSALYAEILEYVRTIPIRPGFTELLDYLDKVRVPFVIISGGLRGMVESRLGELSARVHAVHAPDVDISGERLRVFSDFERGGELMAKADVIARYAPVESVCIGDGPTDLTMAQAADLVFARDGLARFLDHINKPYFVWSDFHDVRAALEERWE
- a CDS encoding MFS transporter codes for the protein MKSTAQQRAALVIATLAAFITPFMGSAVNIALPAIGAEFAIDAVLLNWVSTAFILASAMFLVPMGRLADLRGRKRVFMAGMGIYTVASILALCAGSASALIACRITQGIGSAMTFGTGLPILISVFPPERRGRVLGINVAAVYLGLSMGPFLGGLITQHLGWRFIFLATVPMGIAILVLVPVYLEGEWAEAKGERFDLAGSLVYGAGLVALIYGFSRLPSTPGIVLSLAGAAALFAFYRIEVTVASPVMNMALFRDNVVFALSNFAALINYSATFASGFLLSLYLQYIKAMTPDSAGIVLVAQPVVMALLSPLAGSLSDRIEPRIVASIGMALTTVGISSFIFLDADTPLGLVVFGLVVLGLGFALFSSPNTNAVMSSVESRHYGVASGTLGTMRLTGQMFSMGIAMLIFALVMGRVPITPEHYGQFLASARIAFTIFSALCFAGIFMSLARGKVR
- a CDS encoding inorganic phosphate transporter, with translation MDFFYFAVVVLIILAVADLVVGVSNDAVNFLNSSIGSRVAPRFVIMTIASLGIIVGVTFSSGMMEVARKGIFHPNFFTMPELMVIFLAVMITDILLLDHFNTYGMPTSTTVSIIFELLGAAVAVSFLKLTQAGQDISGLGQYINTGKVLAIISGILLSVAVAFICGSVIQLFSRLLFTFKYQKRMKYFGSVWGGLALTMILYFVLIKGAKGSSIINPETAAWIQTHTATIMLSCLIATTAILQIIISFTRIDILKIIVLSGTFALAMAFAANDLVNFIGVPLAGFYSYRIASESADPLNASMEALLAPINTNTLILLAAGIVMVATLWISRKSRTVTETEVSLSRQDEGFERFESTGISRITVRFFSGLIDIVKLTIPPSFRKKISARLETIEADTVEKNPVAPPFDLIRASVNLMVASALISLGTAYKLPLSTTYVTFMVAMGSSLSDRAWGLDSAVFRVTGVYTVIAGWFFTAFAAFTVSMVFAAIMFYSLIPGFIIILLLSLFIIWKNHQKHSERVKEKEGVDVFNLKKITDSNYAIGCTFDHNGIFLGQIGASVTECIDSLSRQDLAKLRSLTRDKKKFQLWANVITANVFKTLRFLNKEETLKSLNYAQIITMLQDIAEAHRDIVMRSYTHVRNHHKPLLDEQIAELNQLKDILSNLLESVSEMLIKKHHTDENAYSDIQRKLKALFKEFDKNQIKRIQNNESKTRLSMLFYGIMGNMQKISDHTLNLIRIYNITFTR
- a CDS encoding GIY-YIG nuclease family protein, translated to MEKDYYVYMLDCENGALYTGYTTDIDRRIREHRGGSRRAKFTAGFRPVRVAACWRLSGTRSDALRVEAFIKAMSRAEKEALVAKPGELCALVANGLNVDASVHPETDAMDILE
- a CDS encoding transposase produces the protein MRSAVTPVLEELHEFLVRVKEIATPSSLAGGAVNYTPNEWKKLIRYLDLACMTPDNNEIERSIKSFVIGRKNWMFSNTPRGAHAGAGMYSLIESAKANRLDPYLYLRFLFEKFPYVRGDRDKLAGILPFFVSPDDIKLKDWRVKRRRIETCSEF
- a CDS encoding 2-oxoacid:acceptor oxidoreductase family protein, producing the protein MKNLIEIRWHGRGGQGTVTAAKVFADACLSGGRHIQAFPEYGPERSGAPLKAYNRISSEALRKHCPVLNPDIVVVVDSTLLDGINVAEGTHADTVYLVNTNKSADETKQKIGLKDNQKLFCLDGTQIAIDSIGRALPNSTMVGALAKISSMLSLDKAVDGVERSFGKKFSRAVIDGNLSAAKRGWEEVKEV